From the Ictalurus furcatus strain D&B chromosome 19, Billie_1.0, whole genome shotgun sequence genome, one window contains:
- the def6c gene encoding differentially expressed in FDCP 6 homolog isoform X2, translating into MDLKSELLKSIWYAFTSLEAERSGKVSKSQLKVLSHNLYTALNIPHDPVALEEHFKDNDNGPVSDHGYMPYLNKYILAKAIEGTFNKEIFDELCWTMTAKKNLKPSIQQGVCSQSDCFKLFCLFNLLSEDHYPLVIVQPEVEYLLKKISTAMSQEWDGKALEYLLSQDPSLQDGLSVWMFLEHLSAGHLMRVDSKEAFSLALDDLFMEMYHNVLKKGYMLKKGNVRRNWNGRWFVLKPGSLAYYISEDQKEKKGEVQLDGSCVVEVSSVVVHWLCSIAITFFYNLFIVLKKNSITNDGPNDGYVDGSFNCLSLVSTMPDKEGRRCLFCVKTPGRTYEMSASDQKQRVEWIQALQTALRLKTEGKSSLHQELKLRRRELREYSQRNESQSSQSGQRSNSQSNQGEHSAEVEEPSSVTQHGEPESKEPDLEIIDIIQQHLELEVQRKKEDEWEKEKQKERQQELERQLEEANKAREDMETALAKMEREVQQQKKRLQELELMQQKLEEALNTQIQARLEEEKVRHELERLLEEERGKLTELMLHQRHLESHECAETTQEKTLEPQKDEDNILHPASSVIPPSSSPQLPLCPAHAIAETVETHQYNVENVSENFSKAQNIRQWNVQLNRLMKPITPADKLERFPVRTNYPKHGQALTSTEFIVKYQSTVTEAESSNSQPRKTEEDVGIQEPIPASRVEEPQKTREQFEHSKGFA; encoded by the exons ATGGATCTAAAATCCGAGCTGCTTAAGTCCATCTGGTACGCGTTCACCTCGCTGGAGGCCGAGCGCAGCGGCAAAGTGTCCAAGTCCCAGCTGAAG GTGCTGTCTCACAATTTATACACAGCCCTGAACATCCCTCATGACCCTGTAGCCTTAGAGGAGCATTTCAAGGATAATGACAATGGACCCGTCTCTGATCACGGCTATATGCCTTATCTCAACAAGTATATTCTTGCAAAG GCTATTGAGGGTACATTTAACAAGGAGATATTTGATGAGCTGTGCTGGACAATGACTGCTAAGAAGAACCTCAAGCCTAGTATTCAGCAGGGAGTGTGTTCACAAAGTGACTGCTTCAAGCTTTTCTGTCTGTTTAATTTGCTCTCTGAGGACCATTATCCTCTTGTCATCGTCCAACCTGAG GTAGAGTACCTGCTGAAGAAGATTTCCACTGCTATGAGCCAGGAGTGGGATGGGAAGGCACTGGAGTATCTGCTATCCCAGGATCCTTCTTTGCAGGATGGCCTGTCTGTGTGGATGTTTTTGGAGCATCTCAGCGCAGGGCACCTTATGAGGGTGGACAGTAAGGAGGCCTTCAGCCTGGCACTGGACGACCTCTTCATGGAGATGTATCACAATGTACTGAAGAAG ggTTACATGCTGAAAAAGGGGAATGTACGTAGGAATTGGAATGGGCGCTGGTTTGTGCTTAAGCCAGGCAGCTTGGCCTACTACATTAGTGAGGaccagaaagagaaaaagggagaggtCCAGCTGGATGGGAGCTGTGTGGTAGAGGTGAGTTCTGTTGTAGTCCATTGGCTCTGTTCTATTGCAATCACTTTCTTTTACAATCTTTTTATAGTTCTTAAAAAGAACAGCATCACCAATGATGGGCCCAATGATGGATATGTGGATGGAAgttt TAATTGCTTGTCACTTGTTTCT ACCATGCCTGATAAAGAGGGGAGACGCTGTTTATTCTGTGTGAAGACTCCTGGCAGGACATATGAGATGAGTGCTTCAGATCAGAAACAGAGAGTGGAATGGATTCAAG CTTTGCAAACAGCTCTCCGGCTCAAGACAGAGGGGAAGAGCTCATTGCATCAGGAGCTAAAGCTGCGCAGACGAGAGCTACGGGAGTACAGTCAGAGAAACGAGAGCCAGAGCAGCCAAAGTGGTCAGAGAAGCAATAGCCAGAGCAACCAGGGTGAACATAGTGCTGAAGTCGAGGAGCCCAGCTCTGTGACTCAACACGGAGAACCAGAGAGCAAGGAACCAGACCTTGAAATCATAGACATCATCCAG CAACACCTAGAACTGGAGGTGCAGCGCAAAAAGGAGGATGAGTGGGAGAAAGAGAAGCAGAAGGAGAGGCAACAAGAGTTGGAGAGACAGCTGGAGGAAGCCAACAAG GCCAGAGAGGACATGGAGACTGCACTGGCTAAAATGGAAAGGGAGGTGCAACAGCAAAAGAAGAGATTACAGGAGCTGGAACTCATGCAGCAGAAACTGGAGGAGGCACTCAATACACAGATTCAGGCCCGCTTAGAGGAGGAGAAAGTCCGTCATGAGCTCGAGAG gCTACTGGAGGAAGAAAGGGGGAAGCTGACTGAGTTGATGCTCCATCAGAGACACTTGGAGAGTCATGAATGTGCAGAAACAACCCAAGAGAAAACACTTGAGCCCCAAAAAGATGAGGATAACATACTCCATCCTGCATCTTCTGTGATCCCTCCATCCTCTAGCCCCCAACTACCATTGTGTCCAGCCCATGCCATTGCAGAAACAGTGGAAACACATCAATACAATGTGGAG AACGTGTCTGAGAATTTTTCTAAAGCCCAAAATATCAGACAATGGAACGTCCAGCTCAACCGCCTTATGAAGCCGATCACACCAGCAG ACAAATTGGAGCGTTTCCCTGTGAGAACCAACTATCCCAAACACGGCCAGGCACTCACCAGCACAGAGTTTATTGTGAAGTACCAATCAACAGTCACTGAAGCGGAATCCTCCAACAGTCAGCCACGAAAGACAGAAGAGGATGTGGGCATACAAGAACCAATCCCTGCGTCTCGGGTTGAGGAACCACAGAAAACCAGAGAGCAGTTTGAGCATAGCAAAGGCTTTGCATAG
- the def6c gene encoding differentially expressed in FDCP 6 homolog isoform X1, which produces MDLKSELLKSIWYAFTSLEAERSGKVSKSQLKVLSHNLYTALNIPHDPVALEEHFKDNDNGPVSDHGYMPYLNKYILAKAIEGTFNKEIFDELCWTMTAKKNLKPSIQQGVCSQSDCFKLFCLFNLLSEDHYPLVIVQPEVEYLLKKISTAMSQEWDGKALEYLLSQDPSLQDGLSVWMFLEHLSAGHLMRVDSKEAFSLALDDLFMEMYHNVLKKGYMLKKGNVRRNWNGRWFVLKPGSLAYYISEDQKEKKGEVQLDGSCVVEVSSVVVHWLCSIAITFFYNLFIVLKKNSITNDGPNDGYVDGSLYVCINCLSLVSTMPDKEGRRCLFCVKTPGRTYEMSASDQKQRVEWIQALQTALRLKTEGKSSLHQELKLRRRELREYSQRNESQSSQSGQRSNSQSNQGEHSAEVEEPSSVTQHGEPESKEPDLEIIDIIQQHLELEVQRKKEDEWEKEKQKERQQELERQLEEANKAREDMETALAKMEREVQQQKKRLQELELMQQKLEEALNTQIQARLEEEKVRHELERLLEEERGKLTELMLHQRHLESHECAETTQEKTLEPQKDEDNILHPASSVIPPSSSPQLPLCPAHAIAETVETHQYNVENVSENFSKAQNIRQWNVQLNRLMKPITPADKLERFPVRTNYPKHGQALTSTEFIVKYQSTVTEAESSNSQPRKTEEDVGIQEPIPASRVEEPQKTREQFEHSKGFA; this is translated from the exons ATGGATCTAAAATCCGAGCTGCTTAAGTCCATCTGGTACGCGTTCACCTCGCTGGAGGCCGAGCGCAGCGGCAAAGTGTCCAAGTCCCAGCTGAAG GTGCTGTCTCACAATTTATACACAGCCCTGAACATCCCTCATGACCCTGTAGCCTTAGAGGAGCATTTCAAGGATAATGACAATGGACCCGTCTCTGATCACGGCTATATGCCTTATCTCAACAAGTATATTCTTGCAAAG GCTATTGAGGGTACATTTAACAAGGAGATATTTGATGAGCTGTGCTGGACAATGACTGCTAAGAAGAACCTCAAGCCTAGTATTCAGCAGGGAGTGTGTTCACAAAGTGACTGCTTCAAGCTTTTCTGTCTGTTTAATTTGCTCTCTGAGGACCATTATCCTCTTGTCATCGTCCAACCTGAG GTAGAGTACCTGCTGAAGAAGATTTCCACTGCTATGAGCCAGGAGTGGGATGGGAAGGCACTGGAGTATCTGCTATCCCAGGATCCTTCTTTGCAGGATGGCCTGTCTGTGTGGATGTTTTTGGAGCATCTCAGCGCAGGGCACCTTATGAGGGTGGACAGTAAGGAGGCCTTCAGCCTGGCACTGGACGACCTCTTCATGGAGATGTATCACAATGTACTGAAGAAG ggTTACATGCTGAAAAAGGGGAATGTACGTAGGAATTGGAATGGGCGCTGGTTTGTGCTTAAGCCAGGCAGCTTGGCCTACTACATTAGTGAGGaccagaaagagaaaaagggagaggtCCAGCTGGATGGGAGCTGTGTGGTAGAGGTGAGTTCTGTTGTAGTCCATTGGCTCTGTTCTATTGCAATCACTTTCTTTTACAATCTTTTTATAGTTCTTAAAAAGAACAGCATCACCAATGATGGGCCCAATGATGGATATGTGGATGGAAgtttgtatgtatgcat TAATTGCTTGTCACTTGTTTCT ACCATGCCTGATAAAGAGGGGAGACGCTGTTTATTCTGTGTGAAGACTCCTGGCAGGACATATGAGATGAGTGCTTCAGATCAGAAACAGAGAGTGGAATGGATTCAAG CTTTGCAAACAGCTCTCCGGCTCAAGACAGAGGGGAAGAGCTCATTGCATCAGGAGCTAAAGCTGCGCAGACGAGAGCTACGGGAGTACAGTCAGAGAAACGAGAGCCAGAGCAGCCAAAGTGGTCAGAGAAGCAATAGCCAGAGCAACCAGGGTGAACATAGTGCTGAAGTCGAGGAGCCCAGCTCTGTGACTCAACACGGAGAACCAGAGAGCAAGGAACCAGACCTTGAAATCATAGACATCATCCAG CAACACCTAGAACTGGAGGTGCAGCGCAAAAAGGAGGATGAGTGGGAGAAAGAGAAGCAGAAGGAGAGGCAACAAGAGTTGGAGAGACAGCTGGAGGAAGCCAACAAG GCCAGAGAGGACATGGAGACTGCACTGGCTAAAATGGAAAGGGAGGTGCAACAGCAAAAGAAGAGATTACAGGAGCTGGAACTCATGCAGCAGAAACTGGAGGAGGCACTCAATACACAGATTCAGGCCCGCTTAGAGGAGGAGAAAGTCCGTCATGAGCTCGAGAG gCTACTGGAGGAAGAAAGGGGGAAGCTGACTGAGTTGATGCTCCATCAGAGACACTTGGAGAGTCATGAATGTGCAGAAACAACCCAAGAGAAAACACTTGAGCCCCAAAAAGATGAGGATAACATACTCCATCCTGCATCTTCTGTGATCCCTCCATCCTCTAGCCCCCAACTACCATTGTGTCCAGCCCATGCCATTGCAGAAACAGTGGAAACACATCAATACAATGTGGAG AACGTGTCTGAGAATTTTTCTAAAGCCCAAAATATCAGACAATGGAACGTCCAGCTCAACCGCCTTATGAAGCCGATCACACCAGCAG ACAAATTGGAGCGTTTCCCTGTGAGAACCAACTATCCCAAACACGGCCAGGCACTCACCAGCACAGAGTTTATTGTGAAGTACCAATCAACAGTCACTGAAGCGGAATCCTCCAACAGTCAGCCACGAAAGACAGAAGAGGATGTGGGCATACAAGAACCAATCCCTGCGTCTCGGGTTGAGGAACCACAGAAAACCAGAGAGCAGTTTGAGCATAGCAAAGGCTTTGCATAG
- the def6c gene encoding differentially expressed in FDCP 6 homolog isoform X3, protein MDLKSELLKSIWYAFTSLEAERSGKVSKSQLKVLSHNLYTALNIPHDPVALEEHFKDNDNGPVSDHGYMPYLNKYILAKAIEGTFNKEIFDELCWTMTAKKNLKPSIQQGVCSQSDCFKLFCLFNLLSEDHYPLVIVQPEVEYLLKKISTAMSQEWDGKALEYLLSQDPSLQDGLSVWMFLEHLSAGHLMRVDSKEAFSLALDDLFMEMYHNVLKKGYMLKKGNVRRNWNGRWFVLKPGSLAYYISEDQKEKKGEVQLDGSCVVETMPDKEGRRCLFCVKTPGRTYEMSASDQKQRVEWIQALQTALRLKTEGKSSLHQELKLRRRELREYSQRNESQSSQSGQRSNSQSNQGEHSAEVEEPSSVTQHGEPESKEPDLEIIDIIQQHLELEVQRKKEDEWEKEKQKERQQELERQLEEANKAREDMETALAKMEREVQQQKKRLQELELMQQKLEEALNTQIQARLEEEKVRHELERLLEEERGKLTELMLHQRHLESHECAETTQEKTLEPQKDEDNILHPASSVIPPSSSPQLPLCPAHAIAETVETHQYNVENVSENFSKAQNIRQWNVQLNRLMKPITPADKLERFPVRTNYPKHGQALTSTEFIVKYQSTVTEAESSNSQPRKTEEDVGIQEPIPASRVEEPQKTREQFEHSKGFA, encoded by the exons ATGGATCTAAAATCCGAGCTGCTTAAGTCCATCTGGTACGCGTTCACCTCGCTGGAGGCCGAGCGCAGCGGCAAAGTGTCCAAGTCCCAGCTGAAG GTGCTGTCTCACAATTTATACACAGCCCTGAACATCCCTCATGACCCTGTAGCCTTAGAGGAGCATTTCAAGGATAATGACAATGGACCCGTCTCTGATCACGGCTATATGCCTTATCTCAACAAGTATATTCTTGCAAAG GCTATTGAGGGTACATTTAACAAGGAGATATTTGATGAGCTGTGCTGGACAATGACTGCTAAGAAGAACCTCAAGCCTAGTATTCAGCAGGGAGTGTGTTCACAAAGTGACTGCTTCAAGCTTTTCTGTCTGTTTAATTTGCTCTCTGAGGACCATTATCCTCTTGTCATCGTCCAACCTGAG GTAGAGTACCTGCTGAAGAAGATTTCCACTGCTATGAGCCAGGAGTGGGATGGGAAGGCACTGGAGTATCTGCTATCCCAGGATCCTTCTTTGCAGGATGGCCTGTCTGTGTGGATGTTTTTGGAGCATCTCAGCGCAGGGCACCTTATGAGGGTGGACAGTAAGGAGGCCTTCAGCCTGGCACTGGACGACCTCTTCATGGAGATGTATCACAATGTACTGAAGAAG ggTTACATGCTGAAAAAGGGGAATGTACGTAGGAATTGGAATGGGCGCTGGTTTGTGCTTAAGCCAGGCAGCTTGGCCTACTACATTAGTGAGGaccagaaagagaaaaagggagaggtCCAGCTGGATGGGAGCTGTGTGGTAGAG ACCATGCCTGATAAAGAGGGGAGACGCTGTTTATTCTGTGTGAAGACTCCTGGCAGGACATATGAGATGAGTGCTTCAGATCAGAAACAGAGAGTGGAATGGATTCAAG CTTTGCAAACAGCTCTCCGGCTCAAGACAGAGGGGAAGAGCTCATTGCATCAGGAGCTAAAGCTGCGCAGACGAGAGCTACGGGAGTACAGTCAGAGAAACGAGAGCCAGAGCAGCCAAAGTGGTCAGAGAAGCAATAGCCAGAGCAACCAGGGTGAACATAGTGCTGAAGTCGAGGAGCCCAGCTCTGTGACTCAACACGGAGAACCAGAGAGCAAGGAACCAGACCTTGAAATCATAGACATCATCCAG CAACACCTAGAACTGGAGGTGCAGCGCAAAAAGGAGGATGAGTGGGAGAAAGAGAAGCAGAAGGAGAGGCAACAAGAGTTGGAGAGACAGCTGGAGGAAGCCAACAAG GCCAGAGAGGACATGGAGACTGCACTGGCTAAAATGGAAAGGGAGGTGCAACAGCAAAAGAAGAGATTACAGGAGCTGGAACTCATGCAGCAGAAACTGGAGGAGGCACTCAATACACAGATTCAGGCCCGCTTAGAGGAGGAGAAAGTCCGTCATGAGCTCGAGAG gCTACTGGAGGAAGAAAGGGGGAAGCTGACTGAGTTGATGCTCCATCAGAGACACTTGGAGAGTCATGAATGTGCAGAAACAACCCAAGAGAAAACACTTGAGCCCCAAAAAGATGAGGATAACATACTCCATCCTGCATCTTCTGTGATCCCTCCATCCTCTAGCCCCCAACTACCATTGTGTCCAGCCCATGCCATTGCAGAAACAGTGGAAACACATCAATACAATGTGGAG AACGTGTCTGAGAATTTTTCTAAAGCCCAAAATATCAGACAATGGAACGTCCAGCTCAACCGCCTTATGAAGCCGATCACACCAGCAG ACAAATTGGAGCGTTTCCCTGTGAGAACCAACTATCCCAAACACGGCCAGGCACTCACCAGCACAGAGTTTATTGTGAAGTACCAATCAACAGTCACTGAAGCGGAATCCTCCAACAGTCAGCCACGAAAGACAGAAGAGGATGTGGGCATACAAGAACCAATCCCTGCGTCTCGGGTTGAGGAACCACAGAAAACCAGAGAGCAGTTTGAGCATAGCAAAGGCTTTGCATAG